In one window of Candidatus Nitrosocosmicus arcticus DNA:
- a CDS encoding NAD-dependent epimerase/dehydratase family protein, which yields MKILVTGHTGFIGTSLVKKLQSNYTVLTTNKNNGRRINVLEKSQLLDIDEVDTVIHLASKTSILDSISNPYDTYYTNIVGTLNILDYAIKRKIKNIINISTYTYGNPKYIPIDENHPLCPHSPYNKSKLISEKLCKYYSEDYKLNIVTLRPFYIYGPSHNSSFISSAIRKVMNNEKVILSKKNTRRDFLFVDDFVNLVHKILLNFPEGYNVYNVGYGKSYNLEDILRVIESIINKKISIEYNSSFRPNDVVEMVADIGKVMKKFEWSPTIDINEGLKLTIDRYSQMIKDRDAEP from the coding sequence TTGAAGATATTAGTAACTGGCCATACAGGATTCATAGGGACTAGCTTAGTTAAAAAATTACAAAGTAACTATACAGTCCTTACAACTAATAAAAATAATGGACGACGAATTAATGTTTTAGAAAAAAGTCAACTTCTAGATATTGACGAAGTAGATACAGTGATTCACTTGGCATCTAAGACTTCTATCCTAGATTCCATTTCAAATCCGTATGACACTTATTATACTAATATAGTTGGTACACTTAATATTTTAGATTACGCTATAAAAAGAAAAATTAAGAATATTATTAATATCAGCACCTATACTTATGGAAACCCTAAATACATTCCTATCGATGAAAACCATCCACTATGTCCGCATTCGCCTTACAATAAAAGTAAATTGATTTCAGAAAAATTATGTAAGTATTACTCTGAGGATTATAAACTAAATATAGTAACATTAAGACCCTTTTATATTTATGGCCCGTCACACAATTCTTCTTTTATTTCATCCGCCATCAGAAAAGTTATGAACAATGAAAAGGTAATTTTAAGTAAAAAAAATACCCGTAGAGATTTTCTCTTTGTTGATGATTTTGTTAACCTTGTTCATAAAATTTTACTCAATTTTCCAGAAGGCTATAACGTGTATAATGTGGGCTACGGGAAAAGCTATAATTTAGAGGATATTTTAAGAGTTATCGAGTCAATTATTAATAAAAAAATATCTATAGAGTATAATTCTTCTTTCAGGCCAAACGATGTGGTCGAAATGGTTGCAGATATAGGTAAAGTAATGAAAAAGTTCGAGTGGAGTCCCACTATTGACATAAATGAAGGATTAAAATTGACAATCGATAGGTATTCTCAGATGATAAAAGATAGAGATGCGGAGCCATGA
- a CDS encoding GDP-mannose 4,6-dehydratase, producing the protein MKIMITGAAGFLGSHLSEKYVNEDHIVYGIDNLLNGNLNNVRTLLHRKNFKFIHDDIRNRDLYSKIPNDLDAVIHLAAQIHVDRSIVNPEETFDINVSGTMKILEYARMNDINKILFASTSEVYGSAKYVPMDEDHPLAAQHPYGVSKIAADRLCYTYNETYDLGIDIIRCFNFYGPRQKDSGYGGVIAIFINRVLQNKPPIIYGDGNQTRDYMYVDDAVNAYDKVLKSNDNPGKYGINFGTGTEKSVNEIAELILKYSGNEKKLSTIHVDARPTEVQRLFADISKAQKSLDFVPKIEFEQGISLLMDWYRNYKSELWLY; encoded by the coding sequence ATGAAGATAATGATAACTGGGGCTGCGGGATTCTTAGGTAGCCATCTGTCGGAGAAATACGTAAATGAAGATCATATAGTTTACGGAATAGATAATTTACTAAACGGAAACCTGAACAATGTTCGAACTTTATTACATAGAAAAAACTTCAAGTTTATTCACGACGATATTCGAAACAGGGATTTGTACAGCAAAATTCCAAACGATCTAGATGCTGTAATACATCTGGCGGCTCAAATCCACGTTGATCGCTCCATTGTAAATCCCGAAGAAACCTTTGACATAAACGTATCGGGGACAATGAAAATTTTAGAATATGCACGTATGAATGATATCAACAAAATCCTTTTTGCTTCAACAAGTGAGGTGTACGGATCAGCAAAGTACGTTCCTATGGACGAAGATCATCCGTTGGCCGCGCAACACCCTTATGGAGTGAGTAAGATCGCGGCAGATAGATTATGTTATACTTATAATGAAACATACGATTTAGGAATAGATATAATAAGATGTTTCAATTTCTATGGACCCAGACAAAAGGACTCAGGATATGGTGGTGTTATTGCTATTTTCATAAATAGAGTGCTGCAGAATAAACCACCTATAATATATGGTGATGGAAATCAAACAAGAGATTATATGTATGTTGACGATGCGGTTAATGCTTATGATAAAGTTTTGAAATCAAATGACAACCCAGGTAAATATGGGATTAATTTTGGCACTGGAACCGAAAAATCAGTGAACGAGATTGCAGAATTGATATTGAAATATTCTGGTAATGAAAAAAAATTAAGTACTATTCACGTTGACGCTCGTCCTACTGAAGTTCAAAGATTATTTGCAGATATATCCAAAGCGCAGAAATCATTGGATTTTGTTCCTAAAATTGAGTTTGAGCAGGGTATTTCGTTACTAATGGATTGGTATAGGAATTATAAATCTGAGTTATGGCTGTATTAG
- a CDS encoding alcohol dehydrogenase catalytic domain-containing protein: protein MNAAVYYGPNDIRLENLDFNEACKNDMNLLRVLSCSVCSYDVRTYRNGNFKVTPPVILGHEICAELVEEYKSSNLYLKPQTRVSIYPVIPCLECWYCHKRKFNLCNNLKEVGSTINGGFAEYIAIPKKVFEIGGIIPVSDNITNEEASLIEPLACCINSVNQVKDMEFESAIIFGDGPIGLMQLMLLKRFLKISVTMIGKIKHRLETAKKLGADLVILSDDDSELSNGLNQIKEINGRFSPNLIFISNNNPGCIKSALKLVNKNGRIILFSGFKNKLYHQKKSSSINIDPNFLHYNQVSISGSFSSNPVNLKEAMDLVDSREIDLHSLISNTYSIDKIKEAFNTSESFIGIKSIINDF from the coding sequence ATGAACGCTGCAGTTTATTATGGGCCAAATGATATTAGGTTAGAAAATTTAGACTTTAATGAAGCGTGCAAAAACGATATGAATCTTTTAAGAGTACTATCCTGCTCTGTTTGTAGTTACGATGTTAGGACCTATAGAAATGGAAATTTCAAGGTCACTCCCCCCGTAATATTAGGACATGAAATTTGCGCAGAGTTGGTGGAGGAATATAAAAGCAGTAATTTATATCTAAAACCTCAAACGAGAGTGTCAATTTATCCTGTAATCCCCTGTCTTGAGTGCTGGTATTGTCATAAGAGAAAATTCAACCTGTGCAATAATTTGAAAGAAGTGGGCTCTACAATAAATGGTGGATTTGCTGAGTATATCGCAATTCCAAAAAAGGTGTTTGAAATCGGCGGTATCATCCCTGTATCAGATAATATTACAAACGAAGAGGCATCACTAATTGAGCCATTGGCTTGTTGTATTAATAGTGTAAACCAAGTTAAGGATATGGAGTTTGAATCTGCTATTATATTTGGAGATGGCCCTATTGGATTAATGCAGCTCATGTTGTTAAAAAGATTTCTAAAAATTAGCGTAACGATGATTGGAAAGATTAAACACAGGTTGGAAACTGCTAAGAAACTTGGAGCCGATTTAGTAATTTTATCTGATGATGATTCAGAGTTAAGTAACGGTTTAAATCAAATTAAAGAAATTAATGGTAGATTTTCGCCTAATTTGATTTTCATATCAAATAACAACCCAGGGTGTATAAAATCTGCTCTTAAATTAGTAAATAAGAACGGAAGGATAATTTTATTCTCTGGTTTTAAAAATAAATTATACCATCAAAAAAAATCTTCTTCAATTAATATAGATCCTAACTTTCTTCATTATAATCAAGTATCAATTAGCGGAAGTTTTAGCTCGAATCCAGTCAACTTGAAAGAAGCTATGGACCTTGTAGATTCCAGGGAAATTGATTTGCACAGTTTAATTAGTAATACCTATTCTATTGATAAAATAAAAGAGGCTTTCAATACATCAGAATCCTTCATTGGGATAAAGTCAATTATTAATGATTTTTAG
- a CDS encoding TatD family hydrolase has product MSRFFDPHIHTYSRTTDDYERMSIAGIEVIVQPSFWLGSPRTSVGTFVDYWEHLISYETKRAKEFGVEHFVCVSVNPKESVVRPLAIEALEVMREKGFINRERVVAIGEIGYNLINDLEEEIFIRQLEICRKEKLLALIHLPHQNKREGMSRMERIFQENKYDLNKILIDHNTEETIKKTLDMGAWAGISVYPVTKLSPDRVIKIVDNYGSDKIMINSAADWGISDPLSVPLTAREMRKNGSKYEDIEKITFSNAYEFFKQSDKFTWRP; this is encoded by the coding sequence ATGAGTAGATTTTTTGATCCCCACATCCACACTTACTCTCGAACGACTGATGATTACGAAAGGATGTCTATCGCGGGAATAGAAGTCATTGTTCAACCATCTTTTTGGCTGGGTTCCCCACGTACATCTGTAGGAACTTTTGTGGATTATTGGGAACATCTGATTTCCTATGAGACAAAAAGAGCAAAAGAATTCGGAGTAGAACATTTTGTCTGTGTTTCGGTAAACCCAAAAGAATCGGTTGTCAGACCGTTGGCAATTGAAGCACTTGAAGTGATGAGGGAGAAAGGATTCATAAACAGAGAAAGGGTTGTGGCAATCGGTGAAATAGGTTATAATTTAATAAATGATTTAGAAGAAGAGATTTTCATAAGGCAACTAGAGATATGCCGGAAAGAAAAACTATTAGCATTAATTCATCTACCACACCAAAACAAACGAGAGGGCATGAGTAGAATGGAAAGAATTTTTCAAGAAAATAAATATGATCTCAACAAAATATTGATTGATCACAATACTGAGGAAACCATAAAAAAAACACTAGATATGGGTGCCTGGGCAGGCATATCCGTCTACCCTGTTACAAAATTATCTCCGGATAGAGTTATCAAAATTGTCGATAATTACGGAAGTGATAAAATAATGATCAATAGTGCAGCAGATTGGGGTATTTCTGACCCACTTAGCGTCCCCCTAACCGCAAGGGAAATGAGGAAGAATGGTTCTAAATATGAGGACATTGAAAAAATTACATTTTCGAATGCTTATGAATTTTTTAAACAATCTGATAAATTTACATGGAGACCGTGA
- a CDS encoding glycosyltransferase family 2 protein: MAINQSPETNQSKRILIAIPAFNEEENIAEIILKAKAFSPEVLVYDDGSADKTAEVAEKNGALVIRNARNRGYGRALNTLFQNAILMKVDIVITLDSDGQHDPDQIPRLLQPLLENKADIVIGSRFLTSADKTNVPRYRTFGIKTITRFTQAGCYDKITDATSGFRAYSANSLSKLHLVENGMSISTEILLKANDSNLRIVEVPITTKRYDINDKSTHNPLKLGWSVISHVIQSLSFRHPLLFYGVPGLILLCFSSFYLYNALDLFSSTRYVSTNMIIISIGFSLLGIILLATAAIVHTIISLFKGKLRNYE; this comes from the coding sequence ATGGCAATAAATCAATCCCCAGAAACCAATCAATCTAAACGAATCCTGATAGCGATCCCGGCATTTAATGAAGAAGAAAATATTGCGGAAATTATTTTGAAAGCAAAAGCTTTTTCTCCTGAAGTTCTAGTTTACGATGATGGTTCTGCAGACAAAACCGCCGAAGTGGCTGAAAAAAATGGCGCCCTAGTTATTAGAAATGCTAGAAATCGGGGATATGGTAGAGCTTTAAATACGCTGTTTCAAAATGCGATTCTCATGAAGGTAGATATCGTGATTACTTTGGATTCTGATGGACAGCATGATCCAGATCAAATACCACGCCTTTTACAACCCTTACTCGAAAATAAAGCTGACATAGTGATTGGTTCACGGTTCCTTACTAGTGCTGATAAGACAAATGTCCCTAGATATAGAACTTTTGGTATTAAAACTATTACAAGATTTACCCAAGCCGGTTGTTATGACAAGATCACTGACGCAACAAGTGGTTTTAGAGCCTATTCTGCAAATTCTTTATCTAAATTACACTTAGTAGAAAATGGAATGTCGATATCTACAGAAATTTTACTCAAGGCAAACGATTCTAATCTGAGAATAGTGGAGGTTCCTATAACTACTAAAAGATACGATATAAATGATAAATCTACTCATAACCCGTTGAAACTTGGATGGAGCGTTATTAGCCATGTAATTCAGTCCTTATCTTTTAGACATCCTTTACTATTTTACGGCGTCCCTGGTTTGATACTTTTGTGTTTTTCATCATTTTATTTGTATAATGCACTAGATTTGTTTTCATCAACGAGGTACGTATCCACAAATATGATAATCATTTCCATAGGCTTTTCATTGTTGGGCATTATTTTACTGGCTACCGCTGCGATTGTGCATACTATAATATCCTTATTTAAAGGAAAGTTGAGGAATTACGAGTAA